In Sphingomonas sp. SUN019, one genomic interval encodes:
- the mltG gene encoding endolytic transglycosylase MltG: MRPLGCIGLLIGLLGIFALMLIAQDWRGAGPTNRALTVQVPRGASLARAATELQKAGAIDSALRFRAYARIFGDGAPIKAGEYDIPASASQSKVLDLLQSGKVRQRFVIVPEGLPSVLVQEALLRSDGLTGAVDVPREGSVLPDSYAYERGDTRVSVVLRMQKAMRDYLAAAWKKRKPGIAVTTPEQAIVLASIVEKETGKPGERRMVAAVYGNRLRQGMPLQADPTVIYPQTKGRALGRRILRSELDAKNGYNTYAEAGLPAGPIANPGKASIDAVLDPAQSPALYFVANGTGGHVFANTLDQHNANVQKWYAIRRARGEM, from the coding sequence ATGAGGCCGCTTGGCTGTATCGGCCTCCTGATCGGCCTGCTTGGCATCTTCGCGCTGATGCTGATCGCGCAGGATTGGCGCGGTGCGGGGCCGACCAACCGCGCGCTGACCGTCCAGGTGCCGCGCGGGGCGTCGCTCGCGCGGGCGGCGACCGAACTTCAAAAGGCGGGCGCGATCGATTCCGCACTGCGTTTCCGAGCCTATGCCCGCATCTTCGGCGACGGCGCGCCGATCAAGGCGGGCGAATACGACATCCCTGCTTCCGCCAGCCAGTCGAAGGTGCTCGACCTGCTGCAATCGGGCAAGGTCCGCCAACGCTTCGTGATCGTACCCGAGGGCCTGCCTTCGGTGCTGGTGCAGGAGGCGTTGTTGCGCAGCGACGGCCTGACCGGCGCGGTCGATGTGCCGCGTGAGGGATCGGTCCTGCCCGACAGCTACGCCTACGAACGCGGCGATACGCGCGTGTCGGTCGTGCTGCGGATGCAAAAGGCGATGCGCGACTACCTGGCTGCTGCGTGGAAGAAGCGCAAACCCGGCATCGCTGTGACGACGCCCGAACAGGCGATCGTCCTCGCCTCGATCGTGGAGAAAGAGACCGGCAAACCCGGCGAACGCCGCATGGTCGCCGCCGTCTATGGCAACCGCCTGCGCCAGGGGATGCCGCTACAGGCCGACCCGACGGTGATCTACCCGCAGACCAAAGGCCGCGCGCTCGGCCGCCGCATCCTGCGGTCGGAGCTGGACGCGAAGAACGGTTACAACACCTATGCCGAGGCGGGATTGCCCGCGGGGCCGATCGCCAATCCGGGCAAGGCCTCGATCGACGCGGTGTTAGACCCGGCGCAATCGCCCGCCCTTTATTTCGTCGCGAACGGAACCGGCGGCCACGTGTTCGCGAACACGCTCGACCAGCACAACGCCAACGTGCAGAAATGGTATGCGATCAGGCGGGCTCGGGGAGAGATGTAG
- the fabF gene encoding beta-ketoacyl-ACP synthase II, which translates to MRRVVITGLGLVTPLGADVETAWANLIAGKSGAGPITRFDASDQKCRIACEVKPADHPYGFDPNKRVDHKVQRQVDPFIIFGIDAAGQALEDAGLTEMTEAERFRAGCSIGSGIGGLPGIASESLVCENKGPTRVSPHFVHGRLINLISGQVSIKYGLMGPNHAVVTACSTGAHSIGDAARMIAMDDADVMLAGGAEGAICPLGIAGFAQAKALSMRNDEPERASRPYDVDRDGFVMGEGAGVVVLEEYERAKARGAKIYAEVIGYGLSGDAYHVTAPHPEGSGAFRSMEMAMKKSGLALTDIDYINAHGTSTPLGDELELGAVRRLFGDALTGLSMSSTKSAIGHLLGGAGAVESIFCILAMRDQIVPPTLNLDNPSEGCTGVDLVPHVAKKREVKAVLNNSFGFGGTNASLVMRAL; encoded by the coding sequence ATGCGCCGCGTCGTCATCACGGGTTTGGGCCTCGTTACCCCGCTGGGGGCCGATGTCGAAACCGCCTGGGCCAATCTGATCGCCGGAAAATCGGGCGCGGGGCCGATCACGCGCTTCGACGCGTCGGACCAGAAATGCCGCATCGCGTGTGAGGTGAAACCCGCCGACCACCCGTACGGCTTCGATCCGAACAAGCGCGTCGACCACAAGGTCCAGCGACAGGTCGATCCGTTCATCATCTTCGGCATCGACGCCGCGGGGCAGGCGCTGGAAGACGCCGGCCTGACCGAAATGACGGAGGCGGAACGCTTTCGCGCGGGATGTTCGATCGGCTCCGGCATCGGCGGTTTGCCGGGAATCGCCAGCGAATCCCTGGTCTGCGAAAACAAGGGACCGACGCGGGTCAGCCCGCATTTCGTGCACGGCCGCCTGATCAACCTGATCTCGGGTCAGGTCAGCATCAAATACGGGCTGATGGGACCGAATCATGCGGTCGTCACGGCGTGCTCGACCGGCGCGCACTCGATCGGTGACGCCGCGCGGATGATCGCGATGGACGATGCCGACGTGATGCTGGCGGGCGGTGCGGAGGGCGCGATCTGCCCGCTCGGTATCGCCGGCTTCGCGCAGGCGAAGGCGCTGTCAATGCGCAACGACGAACCCGAGCGCGCGAGCCGTCCCTATGACGTCGATCGCGACGGTTTCGTCATGGGCGAAGGCGCGGGCGTCGTCGTGCTTGAGGAATATGAGCGGGCGAAGGCGCGCGGCGCGAAAATCTATGCCGAGGTCATCGGTTACGGCCTGTCGGGCGACGCATACCATGTCACCGCGCCGCATCCCGAAGGATCGGGCGCATTCCGCTCGATGGAAATGGCGATGAAGAAGTCGGGCCTCGCGCTGACCGACATCGACTACATCAATGCGCACGGCACCTCGACGCCTTTGGGCGACGAATTGGAGCTGGGCGCAGTGCGGCGGCTATTCGGCGACGCGCTGACCGGCCTGTCGATGAGCTCGACCAAATCCGCGATCGGGCATCTGCTCGGCGGCGCGGGCGCGGTCGAATCGATCTTCTGCATCCTCGCGATGCGCGACCAGATCGTGCCGCCGACGCTGAACCTCGATAACCCCAGCGAAGGCTGCACCGGTGTCGACCTGGTCCCGCACGTCGCGAAGAAGCGTGAAGTGAAGGCGGTGCTGAACAACAGCTTCGGCTTCGGCGGCACCAATGCATCGTTGGTGATGCGGGCGCTGTGA
- a CDS encoding acyl carrier protein yields MSETADRVKKIVVEHLGVEAEKVTEDASFIDDLGADSLDIVELVMAFEEEFGVEIPDDAAEKIATVKDAITYIDEHKA; encoded by the coding sequence ATGAGCGAGACCGCCGACCGCGTGAAGAAGATCGTCGTCGAGCATCTCGGCGTCGAGGCCGAAAAGGTCACCGAGGACGCCAGTTTCATCGATGATCTGGGCGCGGACAGCCTCGACATCGTCGAGCTGGTGATGGCGTTCGAGGAAGAATTCGGCGTCGAAATCCCCGATGACGCCGCCGAGAAGATCGCCACCGTCAAGGATGCGATCACTTACATCGACGAACACAAAGCCTGA
- the fabG gene encoding 3-oxoacyl-[acyl-carrier-protein] reductase has protein sequence MFDLTGMTALVTGASGGIGSAIAQALAAKGARIAVSGSNVDKLEAFRASLTGDHVAVPCDLSDAAAVDALVPQAVTALDGKLDILVNNAGVTRDNLAMRMKDEEWDTVIRVNLEAAFRLIRAAAKPMMKARFGRVISITSVVGQTGNPGQANYAASKAGLVGMSKALAQELASRNITVNCVAPGFIRSAMTDALPDAQKAALLTKIPAGDLGTGEDIAAAVVYLASREAGYVTGQTVHVNGGMAMV, from the coding sequence ATGTTCGACCTCACAGGCATGACCGCCCTCGTCACCGGCGCATCGGGCGGGATCGGTTCCGCCATCGCGCAGGCGCTCGCCGCGAAGGGTGCGCGGATCGCGGTGTCCGGGTCCAACGTCGACAAGCTGGAGGCATTTCGCGCCAGCCTGACGGGCGATCACGTCGCGGTGCCGTGCGACCTGTCCGATGCCGCGGCGGTCGACGCGCTGGTCCCGCAAGCCGTGACCGCGTTGGATGGCAAACTCGACATCCTCGTCAACAACGCCGGGGTGACGCGCGACAACCTCGCCATGCGGATGAAGGATGAGGAATGGGACACCGTCATCCGCGTCAATCTGGAGGCGGCGTTCCGGCTGATCCGCGCGGCGGCCAAACCAATGATGAAGGCGCGCTTCGGCCGCGTCATCTCGATTACGTCGGTCGTCGGGCAGACCGGCAACCCCGGTCAGGCGAACTATGCCGCGTCGAAGGCGGGGCTGGTCGGGATGTCGAAGGCGCTGGCGCAGGAACTCGCCAGCCGCAACATCACGGTCAATTGCGTCGCGCCCGGTTTCATCCGATCGGCGATGACCGATGCGCTGCCGGATGCGCAAAAGGCCGCGCTGCTGACGAAGATTCCTGCCGGCGACCTGGGCACGGGGGAAGACATCGCCGCCGCGGTCGTCTATCTCGCCAGTCGCGAGGCCGGATACGTCACCGGCCAGACCGTGCACGTGAACGGCGGAATGGCGATGGTGTAA
- the fabD gene encoding ACP S-malonyltransferase, which produces MRAFVFPGQGSQAVGMGAALAEASSHARAVFQEVDEALGQNLFRLMTDGPADDLTLTENAQPAIMANAIATLRVLEQEGGVRLSEKADFVAGHSLGEYTALCAAGAIDLATTARLLKLRGRAMQAAVPVGTGGMAALLGATIEQAEAIAAAAAEGEICTVANDNAPGQVVISGNAGAIERAAGLVKEHGVKRAMPLPVSAPFHCPLMQPAADAMEAALAEARIDAPFVPVFANVTAAPVTASDTIRRLLVEQVTGIVRWRESVLAMHAAGVTRFVELGGKVLVPMIKRITPDVDSISVVSMDEIEALLQKI; this is translated from the coding sequence ATGCGCGCGTTCGTTTTTCCGGGTCAGGGCAGTCAGGCGGTCGGCATGGGCGCGGCGCTGGCCGAAGCCTCGTCGCACGCCCGCGCGGTGTTCCAGGAGGTAGACGAGGCGCTCGGCCAGAACCTGTTCCGGCTGATGACGGACGGCCCCGCGGACGACCTGACGCTCACCGAGAATGCGCAGCCCGCGATCATGGCCAACGCCATCGCGACGCTGCGCGTGCTGGAGCAGGAAGGCGGCGTGCGTCTGTCGGAAAAGGCTGATTTCGTCGCGGGCCATTCGCTAGGTGAATATACTGCCTTGTGTGCGGCGGGCGCGATCGACCTGGCGACCACCGCGCGGCTGCTGAAGCTGCGCGGACGGGCGATGCAGGCGGCGGTTCCGGTCGGCACCGGCGGCATGGCGGCGTTGCTCGGCGCGACGATCGAACAGGCGGAAGCGATCGCGGCGGCGGCGGCCGAGGGCGAAATCTGCACCGTCGCCAATGACAATGCGCCGGGACAGGTGGTCATTTCGGGGAATGCGGGCGCGATCGAGCGCGCCGCGGGCCTCGTGAAGGAGCACGGCGTGAAGCGCGCGATGCCGCTCCCCGTCTCGGCCCCGTTCCACTGCCCGCTGATGCAGCCCGCCGCCGACGCGATGGAAGCGGCGCTGGCCGAAGCCCGCATCGACGCGCCGTTCGTCCCCGTCTTCGCCAACGTCACCGCCGCCCCGGTCACCGCCTCCGACACGATCCGCCGCCTGCTGGTCGAACAGGTCACCGGCATCGTCCGCTGGCGCGAATCGGTGCTCGCGATGCACGCGGCGGGCGTGACGCGCTTCGTCGAACTCGGCGGCAAGGTGCTAGTCCCCATGATCAAACGCATCACCCCCGACGTGGATTCGATCAGCGTCGTGTCGATGGACGAGATCGAAGCGCTGCTTCAGAAGATTTGA
- a CDS encoding amidohydrolase family protein, protein MRAIFLALLLAETPLAAQTAEPLTVIHAGRLIARADQPARGPSTITIRGNKVERIDAGLQPPPAGAKLIDLSQMTVLPGLIDAHVHLTSDRAGTEGQLAAVTESIPLHAYEAQMNAAKTLQAGFTTVRNLGDDASGVTLALRDAIARGWTIGPRIVDAGESISTTSGHMDARLGLAEHVGEAIVHTDNLCDGPDECRKAVRRQVGRGADVIKIATTAGVNSVIAAGLGQQMFDDEAKAIVDTAHLYGKKVAVHAHGADGIAVALRAGADSIEHGTLMEANEVALFRKSGAYYVPTLSTVNGYKERIAANPNAYSPAVRAKIDWRIGITGKALERAVAGGVKIAFGTDAGVSKHGRNADEFELMVKHGMSPRTALTAATIGAADLLGLTDIGTLEAGKTADIVAVSGDPLTDVTVLKRVNFVMRDGQVHKQSQ, encoded by the coding sequence ATGCGCGCGATTTTTCTGGCCCTGCTGCTCGCGGAGACGCCGCTCGCCGCGCAGACCGCCGAGCCACTGACCGTCATCCACGCCGGCCGCCTGATCGCCCGCGCCGACCAGCCCGCGCGCGGCCCTTCGACGATCACGATCCGCGGCAACAAGGTCGAACGAATCGACGCCGGGCTCCAGCCGCCGCCCGCGGGTGCGAAGCTGATCGACCTGTCGCAGATGACCGTCCTGCCCGGCCTGATCGACGCGCACGTCCACCTGACCTCCGATCGCGCTGGCACGGAGGGGCAACTCGCCGCGGTGACCGAATCGATCCCGCTCCACGCCTACGAAGCGCAGATGAACGCGGCCAAGACGCTGCAGGCGGGCTTCACCACGGTGCGCAACCTGGGCGACGACGCCTCGGGGGTTACGCTGGCGCTGCGCGACGCGATCGCGCGCGGCTGGACGATCGGGCCGCGGATCGTCGACGCGGGCGAATCGATCTCCACCACGTCGGGCCACATGGACGCGCGGCTGGGTCTGGCCGAACACGTCGGCGAGGCTATCGTCCACACCGACAACCTCTGCGATGGCCCCGACGAATGCCGCAAAGCGGTGCGGCGGCAGGTCGGCCGCGGCGCGGACGTGATCAAGATCGCGACTACCGCCGGGGTGAACAGCGTCATCGCCGCAGGGCTGGGTCAGCAGATGTTCGACGACGAGGCCAAGGCGATCGTCGACACCGCGCACCTTTATGGCAAGAAGGTCGCGGTCCATGCGCACGGCGCGGACGGCATCGCGGTCGCGCTGCGCGCCGGGGCCGATTCGATCGAGCACGGCACGTTGATGGAGGCGAACGAGGTCGCGCTGTTCCGCAAATCGGGGGCGTATTACGTGCCGACGCTATCGACCGTGAATGGCTACAAGGAACGCATCGCGGCAAATCCCAACGCTTATTCCCCGGCGGTGCGCGCGAAGATCGACTGGCGGATCGGCATCACCGGAAAGGCGCTGGAGCGTGCGGTCGCGGGCGGGGTGAAGATTGCGTTCGGCACCGACGCTGGCGTGTCGAAGCACGGCCGCAACGCCGACGAATTCGAACTGATGGTGAAGCACGGCATGAGTCCCAGGACGGCCCTCACCGCTGCGACGATCGGCGCGGCTGATCTCCTTGGCCTCACCGACATAGGGACTCTGGAGGCCGGCAAGACCGCTGACATCGTCGCGGTGTCGGGCGATCCGCTCACCGACGTGACGGTGTTGAAGCGCGTCAACTTCGTGATGCGCGACGGCCAGGTGCACAAGCAATCCCAATAG
- a CDS encoding glycosyltransferase family 39 protein, whose amino-acid sequence MTRSTNWRWGLLLAVLAAAALWLGWVGFIASDDSLYYAGAMRWLTDPPFAGDTHWSTRFPLTLTFAAVLTVMGQGFAAFAATAVLFYAAIIAVTGLYAAKVGGQRAGWISALLTATMPVIVSHATTVSVDLLEASALLLGALLVSGATATWRGVAAGACFGVAVLCRETSLLPIVGLAPLFLLGRPVPRRILIASGIGFLLVIGGEALFQYAMTGDPLRRYAIAFHHDEHIDRAANMEGNFLLHPAIDPLLVLLVNDDFGLLFWLGGAAVAFGALRGISAEGRKRLIVLSAMALASFVLVSVLYSKLVLNPRYFTLPALVAAIVLAMWLDRIAPRWRALLLAAVVGSNLLLMSVGNAHPRWEMEALVDAARAHPAQTVIGDENDVRRAALPLGFAGQQNIASGAPQPGVLLVAREDQSPVGTVIARYPSPPTRLGGILRGLGLEPFVPAPVAHRMFAPSPPVVLVRTPR is encoded by the coding sequence ATGACACGATCGACGAACTGGCGATGGGGGCTGCTGCTCGCCGTTCTGGCGGCGGCGGCGCTGTGGCTGGGGTGGGTCGGCTTCATCGCGTCGGACGATTCGCTCTATTACGCCGGGGCGATGCGCTGGCTGACCGATCCGCCGTTTGCAGGCGATACGCACTGGTCGACCCGCTTTCCGTTGACGCTGACCTTCGCGGCGGTGCTTACGGTGATGGGGCAGGGGTTCGCGGCGTTCGCGGCGACGGCGGTGCTGTTCTACGCTGCGATCATCGCCGTGACCGGCCTCTATGCCGCGAAGGTCGGTGGGCAGCGCGCCGGGTGGATCTCGGCGCTGCTGACCGCGACCATGCCGGTCATCGTCAGTCACGCGACGACGGTCAGCGTCGATCTGCTGGAGGCGTCTGCGTTGCTGCTGGGCGCGCTGCTGGTGTCAGGCGCCACCGCGACGTGGCGCGGCGTCGCGGCGGGCGCGTGCTTCGGTGTCGCGGTGCTGTGCCGCGAGACGAGCCTGCTCCCGATCGTCGGCCTTGCGCCGTTGTTTTTGCTGGGCCGCCCGGTGCCGCGCCGCATACTGATCGCGAGCGGCATCGGCTTTCTGCTGGTGATCGGCGGGGAGGCGCTGTTCCAATATGCGATGACCGGCGATCCGCTGCGCCGCTACGCGATCGCCTTCCACCACGACGAACATATCGATCGCGCCGCGAACATGGAGGGCAATTTCCTGCTCCATCCCGCGATCGATCCGCTGCTGGTGCTGCTGGTCAACGATGATTTCGGGCTGCTGTTCTGGCTCGGGGGGGCGGCGGTCGCATTCGGCGCGTTGCGAGGTATCTCGGCCGAGGGCCGCAAGCGCCTGATCGTCCTGTCGGCGATGGCGCTGGCCAGCTTCGTGCTGGTGTCGGTCCTCTATTCGAAGCTCGTCCTCAACCCGCGCTATTTCACGCTCCCCGCGCTGGTCGCGGCGATTGTGCTGGCGATGTGGCTCGACCGGATCGCGCCACGCTGGCGCGCCTTGCTGCTGGCGGCGGTGGTCGGCAGCAACCTGCTGCTGATGAGCGTCGGCAACGCGCATCCGCGCTGGGAGATGGAGGCCTTGGTCGACGCCGCGCGCGCGCATCCTGCCCAAACCGTCATCGGCGACGAGAACGACGTTCGCCGCGCCGCGTTGCCGCTGGGGTTCGCGGGTCAGCAGAACATCGCGTCCGGCGCGCCGCAGCCCGGCGTCCTGCTGGTGGCGCGCGAGGACCAATCGCCGGTCGGCACCGTCATCGCCCGTTATCCGTCACCCCCGACGCGTCTCGGCGGCATCCTGCGCGGCCTCGGCCTCGAACCGTTCGTCCCCGCGCCCGTAGCGCACCGGATGTTCGCACCCAGTCCGCCAGTGGTGCTGGTCCGCACCCCGCGTTAG
- a CDS encoding RcnB family protein, with protein MLKKIIQATLAASLVATPLIAASAAEAQTRQVTTVKQRPNGTIVQKTTIRQQPRANYRQWNNGQRFDRRYAQNYRVVDYRRYRTARLYAPPRGQYWARSGRDAVLVTNGGVVKQVIRNIRW; from the coding sequence ATGCTGAAGAAGATCATCCAGGCGACGCTCGCCGCATCGCTCGTCGCAACGCCGCTGATCGCGGCAAGCGCAGCCGAAGCGCAGACCCGTCAGGTGACGACGGTCAAGCAGCGGCCGAATGGCACGATCGTGCAGAAGACGACCATTCGCCAGCAGCCGCGCGCAAACTATCGCCAATGGAACAACGGACAGCGCTTCGACCGGCGCTATGCGCAGAACTATCGGGTGGTCGACTATCGCCGGTACCGTACCGCGCGCCTGTATGCTCCGCCGCGCGGCCAGTATTGGGCACGTTCGGGTCGTGACGCCGTACTCGTCACGAACGGCGGCGTCGTGAAGCAGGTGATCCGCAACATCCGCTGGTAG
- the rpsF gene encoding 30S ribosomal protein S6: MALYEHVFLARQDLAQAQVDALAEAATKIVTDHQGKVVKTESWGLRSLAYKIAKNRKAHYVMLEIEAPGDVVAELERQTQINEDVIRFMTVKVDEHEAGPTVMMRKQERDRERRDRDGRGDGGRDGGPRGDRGDRPDRPRRDREEEAA, translated from the coding sequence ATGGCTCTGTACGAGCACGTGTTCCTTGCGCGCCAGGATCTGGCGCAGGCGCAAGTGGACGCACTGGCGGAAGCCGCCACCAAGATCGTCACCGATCACCAGGGCAAGGTCGTCAAGACCGAGAGCTGGGGCCTGCGCAGCCTCGCGTACAAGATCGCGAAGAACCGCAAGGCGCATTATGTGATGCTCGAGATCGAGGCCCCCGGCGATGTCGTCGCCGAGCTGGAGCGTCAGACCCAGATCAACGAGGACGTGATCCGTTTCATGACCGTCAAGGTCGACGAACACGAAGCCGGCCCGACGGTGATGATGCGCAAGCAGGAGCGCGACCGTGAGCGCCGTGACCGCGACGGCCGTGGTGATGGTGGCCGTGACGGCGGCCCGCGCGGCGATCGTGGCGACCGCCCCGACCGCCCCCGTCGTGACCGTGAAGAGGAGGCCGCATAA
- the rpsR gene encoding 30S ribosomal protein S18, with protein MARPFFRRRKSCPFSAKDAPRIDYKDVRLLQGFVSERGKIVPSRITSVSAKKQRELAQAIKRARHLGLLPYIVK; from the coding sequence ATGGCTCGCCCGTTTTTCCGCCGCCGCAAGAGCTGCCCGTTTTCGGCCAAGGATGCTCCCCGGATCGACTATAAGGACGTCCGGTTGCTGCAGGGCTTCGTGTCCGAGCGTGGCAAGATCGTCCCGTCGCGAATCACCTCGGTGAGCGCGAAGAAGCAGCGCGAACTGGCCCAGGCCATCAAGCGCGCACGTCATCTGGGCCTGCTGCCCTACATCGTTAAGTAA
- the rplI gene encoding 50S ribosomal protein L9, which translates to MDVILLERVEKLGAIGDVVKVKDGYARNFLLPNKKALRSNEANRKVFESNRARIESDNASRRADAEKEAKTFENASVTLIRQASNAGQLYGSVAVRDLIDALIADGHKVAKSAIVLNKPIKAIGVYEVKVALHPEVSVTVKVNVARSPEEAEMQASGVDVMSAMFEKDEAGFVEDYDPNAEPGATADAPAREEEAQG; encoded by the coding sequence ATGGACGTCATTCTGCTTGAGCGCGTCGAGAAGCTCGGCGCCATCGGCGACGTGGTGAAGGTGAAGGACGGTTACGCCCGTAACTTCCTGCTGCCGAACAAGAAGGCGCTTCGCTCGAACGAAGCCAACCGCAAGGTGTTCGAATCGAACCGTGCGCGGATCGAATCGGACAACGCTTCGCGGCGCGCCGATGCCGAGAAGGAAGCCAAGACCTTCGAGAACGCGAGCGTCACGCTGATCCGCCAAGCGTCGAACGCCGGCCAGCTTTACGGTTCGGTCGCGGTGCGCGACCTGATCGATGCGCTGATCGCCGATGGCCACAAGGTTGCGAAGTCGGCGATCGTCCTCAACAAGCCGATCAAGGCGATCGGCGTGTACGAGGTGAAGGTCGCGTTGCACCCCGAGGTGTCGGTGACCGTGAAGGTCAACGTCGCACGCTCGCCCGAAGAGGCCGAGATGCAGGCGTCGGGCGTCGACGTCATGTCGGCGATGTTCGAGAAGGACGAGGCCGGTTTCGTAGAGGATTACGATCCGAACGCGGAACCCGGCGCAACTGCGGACGCGCCGGCACGCGAGGAAGAAGCGCAGGGCTGA
- a CDS encoding Crp/Fnr family transcriptional regulator: MPNRFVEKLLCYAELSSEDIALAERVTSNPRKVGARQDLIREGDRPGPVFVMLEGWACRYKILPEGGRQIVAFLMPGDTCDMHVAVLAQMDHSIQTLSASRVAMISRAEMHELVTTRAQIAHALWSTQLVDESTMRAWIVSMGRRDGEARVAHLMCELFVRARNIGLIRGNTLEIPVSQVILADSLGMTPVHINRILRRLRIAGLMELGRGKLTILDPPGLVKVAGFDETYLHNRMRRAA; the protein is encoded by the coding sequence ATGCCGAACAGATTCGTCGAAAAGCTCCTTTGCTATGCTGAACTGTCGAGTGAAGACATTGCGTTAGCCGAGCGCGTCACCTCCAACCCGCGCAAGGTGGGCGCGCGGCAGGATCTGATCCGCGAAGGTGACCGGCCGGGGCCTGTGTTCGTGATGCTGGAAGGTTGGGCTTGCCGCTACAAGATACTGCCCGAAGGTGGTCGCCAGATCGTCGCTTTCCTGATGCCCGGCGACACCTGCGACATGCACGTCGCGGTTCTGGCGCAGATGGATCATAGCATTCAGACTTTGAGCGCATCGCGGGTGGCGATGATATCGCGCGCCGAAATGCACGAACTGGTGACGACGCGGGCGCAGATCGCGCACGCCTTGTGGTCCACGCAATTGGTTGACGAAAGCACGATGCGGGCCTGGATCGTCAGCATGGGACGCCGCGATGGCGAAGCGCGGGTCGCGCATCTGATGTGCGAATTGTTCGTGCGCGCCCGCAATATCGGGCTGATCAGGGGCAATACACTCGAAATTCCGGTGTCGCAGGTCATCCTCGCCGATTCGCTCGGCATGACCCCGGTACATATCAATCGCATCCTGCGCCGATTGCGGATCGCCGGACTGATGGAGCTGGGTCGGGGCAAGTTGACCATTCTCGATCCGCCGGGATTGGTGAAGGTGGCGGGGTTCGACGAGACGTATCTACATAATCGAATGCGGCGCGCGGCGTAG
- a CDS encoding alginate export family protein, translated as MIRPLTLAACLALAPAAHAQEKAGPLDITASTRLRAEAIDGQARAGFGTSDELFNIRSTLGVSWRGEDVTLAAELWDSRVYGAKPTTPLTTGEVNAVELVQLYATANVRDLLGAGTKTQLQAGRFTLNIGSRRLVAADDYRNTTNGYTGLRADIAAPGGVKAVLIYTLPQVRKPDDFASLKRNAVAVDRESFDLVLWGGTVSRDRTIGDAMAELSFYHLGERDSPSLATRDRSLNTAGGRVMIDPKTGHADVEIEAFYQWGRASSGVATNAARTDVSASFVHADAGYTFAHSWKPRVSVEYDRASGDRPGGANARFDTLFGMRRADLAPAGLYNAIARTNLETFGLRLEVEPSKRLDAFVTWHSLWLASATDAFSSTGVVDRSGASGRFAGNQIDARLRYWLVPDRLRFEFDGVLLAKGHFLRDAPNAPSGRTTRYGSINLTMML; from the coding sequence ATGATCCGACCGCTAACGCTCGCCGCCTGCCTCGCGCTCGCCCCCGCCGCCCACGCGCAGGAAAAGGCCGGGCCGCTCGACATCACCGCCTCCACCCGCCTGCGCGCGGAGGCGATCGACGGTCAGGCGCGCGCCGGGTTCGGCACCTCGGACGAACTGTTCAACATCCGCTCGACGCTGGGAGTCTCGTGGCGCGGCGAGGACGTGACGCTGGCCGCCGAACTGTGGGACAGCCGGGTCTATGGCGCGAAGCCGACCACACCGTTGACCACCGGAGAGGTCAACGCGGTCGAGCTGGTCCAGCTCTACGCTACCGCCAACGTCCGCGACCTTCTTGGGGCGGGCACGAAGACCCAGCTGCAGGCGGGCCGCTTCACGCTCAACATAGGTTCGCGGCGGCTGGTCGCGGCGGACGACTACCGCAACACGACCAACGGCTACACCGGGCTCCGCGCCGACATCGCCGCGCCGGGCGGGGTGAAGGCGGTGCTGATCTACACCCTCCCGCAGGTCCGCAAACCCGACGATTTCGCGTCGCTGAAGCGCAACGCGGTCGCGGTCGACCGCGAGAGTTTCGATCTGGTGCTGTGGGGCGGCACGGTCAGCCGCGACCGCACGATCGGCGACGCGATGGCGGAATTGAGCTTCTACCACCTCGGCGAGCGCGATTCGCCAAGCCTCGCCACGCGCGATCGGTCGCTCAACACCGCGGGCGGGCGAGTAATGATCGATCCGAAGACCGGCCATGCCGATGTTGAAATAGAAGCCTTCTATCAATGGGGCAGGGCGAGCAGCGGCGTCGCGACGAACGCCGCGCGAACCGACGTCTCCGCCTCTTTTGTCCACGCCGACGCGGGCTACACCTTCGCGCATTCGTGGAAACCGCGCGTGTCGGTCGAATACGACCGCGCCAGCGGCGACAGGCCCGGTGGAGCGAATGCACGGTTCGATACTTTGTTCGGGATGCGCCGCGCGGATCTCGCGCCTGCCGGGCTCTACAACGCCATCGCGCGCACGAATCTGGAGACGTTCGGTCTGCGGCTTGAGGTGGAGCCGTCGAAACGTCTCGACGCGTTCGTCACCTGGCACTCGCTGTGGCTCGCGTCGGCGACCGACGCCTTTTCGTCGACCGGCGTCGTCGATCGCAGCGGCGCATCGGGGCGGTTCGCGGGCAACCAGATCGACGCGCGTCTCCGTTACTGGCTCGTGCCCGATCGCCTGCGGTTCGAGTTCGACGGTGTGCTGCTCGCCAAGGGCCATTTCCTGCGCGACGCGCCCAACGCGCCTTCGGGAAGAACGACGCGCTACGGCTCGATCAATCTGACGATGATGTTATGA